The region TCCTTGCTGCGGGAGCCCGAGTCAGTCAGCTTGTAAAGCACCGCGCCCAGGGCGCCACCGCCCAACAGACAGATCAGCGCGGTAATAATCAGGGTGCCGAATGAAAACACAAATTTCTCCTCTCGGTATGAAGCCGGAATGTGGCCTGCAAAACTGCGGTCGCTCGCGGTATTATACGGCTTTTTATTCGACCCGGGCGGAATTCCCTTAATCCGTCTCGGGCCTGAACCACCGCCTCGCATTCGTTGCAGGGCAGGCCATTGAGGTGATCGTGACAGTATTTTCGCAAACCGAGACCGCAATTACCATCAACGGGCCGGCGGGTGCGCTCGAAGCCCGCATTCAGGCCGGTGCCGAAACCGGGGCCCTCTCCGGACGGGCGTTGACGGCAATCGTCTGTCACCCGCATCCGCAGCACGGTGGCACGATGAGTAATAAGGTGGTGACGACGCTGGTGCGAACCTACCGGGACCTGGGGGTGGCGACGGTACGCTTCAATTTTCGGGGGGTAGGGGCCAGCGAGGGAACCTTCGACAACGCCGTTGGTGAGGTGGATGACCTGCTTGCCGTGCGTGACTGGCTCGCCAATCAGCGCCCGGATGGCGCTCTGCTGCTGGCGGGCTTTTCGTTCGGGTCGGCGGTTGCGGCCGGGGCGGTGTACCGGGCGGAGCCGGTCGAGCACCTGACGCTGATTGCGCCGCCCGTTGAGCGGTATGCCTATGACCGGGATGGGCGCTTTCCCTGCCCGGTCTGCATTGCTCAGGGGGAGCGGGATGATGTGGTGGTGCCCGAGGGGGTGATCCGGTGGAGCGAAACCCAACTGCAATCACCACACGTCTTATTGCGTTATCCGCAGGCCGGTCACTTCTTCCACGGCCAGTTGACCGTGCTCAAGACAGATCTGGCGTCCACCATACAGCGGCAGTTGGGTGCCGCATCATGAGCCGGCCGGAATTGGAACACGACACGCCGCGCCATCGCTATCAGCGTGATCTGGAGCAGCCCGGGTTCACTCAGGACCCGGCGCAGGCACGGGTGGTCGATGAGCTTCAGGCGCTGTTTGAGGTGCTGGTCGAGCGGGCCGCTCCCAATGCCGGTCTGTCGGGGGTGTGGTCGCGCCTGTGGCGCCTGCTCTCAAAAGCACCGATAACGCCGGTTACCGGGCTGTATATCTGGGGCGGCGTCGGGCGGGGCAAAACCTACCTGATGGACAACTTCTACGAAAGCCTGCCGTTCGAGCGGAAAATGCGCGCTCATTTCCACCGTTTTATGCGTCGGGTCCACGGTGATCTCAAGCAGCTCGACGGCCAGAAAAACCCGCTTGAGCAGGTGGCGGACCGGATCGCCGGGGAGGCGAGGGTGATCTGCTTTGATGAATTTTTTGTCTCGGACATCACCGATGCCATGATTCTGGGCACCCTGATGCAGGCGCTGTTTCGCCGCGGCGTCACCCTGGTGGCGACCTCCAATATTCCACCCGACAACCTCTATAAGGACGGTCTGCAGCGAAGCCGGTTTCTGCCCGCCATTGAGCAGATCAAGCGTCATACAAAGGTGTTGGAGCTGGACAGTCACAACGATTATCGCCTGCGCGCCCTGGAGCAGGCCGAGCTGTACCACAGCCCCCTTGATGAGCGGGCGGACGAGAGCCTGATGGCCAGTTTTCGCAGTCTGGTGCCCGCCGAGGACGAAATATGCGCCGACCAGGTGCTGGAAGTGGAGGGGCGCGCGATCCGGGCGCGCTATCTCGGTGAGGATGTCGCCTGGTTTGAGTTCCTGGCGCTGTGCGATGGGCCCCGCTCGCAGAATGACTACATTGAGCTGGCCCGGGAGTTTCATGCGGTGGTGGTGAGTAATGTGCCGCCGCTGGGGCGGGGCAACGACGATCAGGCCCGTCGTTTCATCAATCTGGTGGACGAGTTTTACGATCGCCGGGTGAAGCTGGTACTATCCGCCGCTCGGCCGCTGACGCAGATTTACGATGAGGGACGGCTGAGCTTCGAGTTCGAGCGTACCATCAGCCGCCTGCTGGAAATGCAGAGCCGCGATTACCTGGCCCAGCCCCACAAGCCCTGACGGGACGGCCGGGCTGGTGAAAAAATCATCAGTTTCCCCCTTGAAAACCCGCGACTATTTCTATAGTATTCGCGCTCTTTTGTGGGAAGCACCTCCTGAGGCAGGAAATAACATGAAGACTTATAGTGCTAAACCTGAAACGGTCTCTCGCGACTGGTTCGTCGTTGATGCCGAAGGCAAGACTCTGGGCCGTATGGCTACAGAGATTGCCCGTCGTCTGCGCGGCAAGCACAAGCCCGAGTACACACCTCATGTGGACACGGGTGACTACATTGTCGTGATCAACGCTGAAAAAGTTCGTGTGACCGGTAAGAAGGCCAGCGACAAGATTTACTACCATCACACCGGTTATATCGGCGGCATCAAGTCCATCAGCTTCGAAAAGCTGATCCAGAAAGCCCCCGAGCGCACCATCCAGAACGCCGTCAAGGGCATGCTGCCCCGCGGGCCCCTGGGTCGCGCCATGTTCAAAAAACTCAAGGTCTACGCAGGTAACGAGCATCCGCACACTGCGCAGCAACCTCAAGAACTGACTATCTAACCGGGAAGCTGATTATGGCAGTTACTCAATATTACGGTACGGGTCGCCGCAAGACCTCCACCGCCCGGGTGTTCATCGCCCAGGGTAGCGGAAACATCACCGTCAATGACCGTCCTCTGGACGAGTACTTTGGCCGTGAAGTGGCGCGCATGATCGTGCGTCAGCCGCTTGAAAATGTGGAAATGGCCGACAAGTTCGACGTGAAAGTCACCGTGAAAGGCGGTGGTAGCTTTGGTCAGGCGGGCGCCATTCGCCACGGTCTGACCCGTGCTCTGATGGAATACGACGAAACGCTGCGTGGCTCTCTGCGTGAAGCAGGTTACGTAACTCGCGACTCTCGCGCTGTCGAGCGTAAGAAAGTGGGTCTGCGTAAAGCCCGTAAGCGTCCGCAGTTCTCCAAGCGTTAATCTGGAGCTCGCCTCACGGTGTGGGGCGGCGGTACCTCCGAGCAAAAAAACGCCCAGGCCCCTCGCTGGCCTGGGCGTTTTTTTATGTCCGCCTGTCGTATCACCGGTTGGCCGAGGGCACCGAGCGCAGCTTATTCTTGTAAGCGGCGCGCAATTTCTTTAAGATTGGCCATTTTTTACGTCTCAATAACATCATTCTAAATCGTTGAAATTCAGTGATTTACTGGCCGTCGGAAGCTGTTAGGGGAGAAGATCGTCATGACCGATGACGTTGTCAATAAAACGCGCCGCCGTGTGCTGACCGCTGCCACCTCGGTGGTAGGGGCAGTGGGCGTAGTGGGTGCTGCGGTACCTTTTGTGGGTTCCTGGAACCCCAGCGCCAAGGCAAAAGCCGCCGGGGCACCGGTTCGGGCCAATATCGGCAAGATGGAGCCCGGGCAAATGATCACCGTCGAGTGGCGGGGTAAGCCGGTCTATATCGTGCGCCGGACACCGGAAGCCATCAAGGGCCTGAAAAAGGTCGTTGAGCGCGATCTGGTCCGGGATCCCAACTCGGAGCAACCCCAACAGCCCGAATACGCCCAGAATGAGACCCGCTCTATTCGGGATGAGTTCCTGGTGCTGCTGGGGTTGTGCACCCATCTTGGCTGTGCACCGCTGTTTCGCCCGGAAGTGGGTGCCGCCGACCTCGGTGGT is a window of Marinimicrobium sp. C6131 DNA encoding:
- the zapE gene encoding cell division protein ZapE; this encodes MSRPELEHDTPRHRYQRDLEQPGFTQDPAQARVVDELQALFEVLVERAAPNAGLSGVWSRLWRLLSKAPITPVTGLYIWGGVGRGKTYLMDNFYESLPFERKMRAHFHRFMRRVHGDLKQLDGQKNPLEQVADRIAGEARVICFDEFFVSDITDAMILGTLMQALFRRGVTLVATSNIPPDNLYKDGLQRSRFLPAIEQIKRHTKVLELDSHNDYRLRALEQAELYHSPLDERADESLMASFRSLVPAEDEICADQVLEVEGRAIRARYLGEDVAWFEFLALCDGPRSQNDYIELAREFHAVVVSNVPPLGRGNDDQARRFINLVDEFYDRRVKLVLSAARPLTQIYDEGRLSFEFERTISRLLEMQSRDYLAQPHKP
- the rplM gene encoding 50S ribosomal protein L13, translated to MKTYSAKPETVSRDWFVVDAEGKTLGRMATEIARRLRGKHKPEYTPHVDTGDYIVVINAEKVRVTGKKASDKIYYHHTGYIGGIKSISFEKLIQKAPERTIQNAVKGMLPRGPLGRAMFKKLKVYAGNEHPHTAQQPQELTI
- a CDS encoding alpha/beta hydrolase translates to MTVFSQTETAITINGPAGALEARIQAGAETGALSGRALTAIVCHPHPQHGGTMSNKVVTTLVRTYRDLGVATVRFNFRGVGASEGTFDNAVGEVDDLLAVRDWLANQRPDGALLLAGFSFGSAVAAGAVYRAEPVEHLTLIAPPVERYAYDRDGRFPCPVCIAQGERDDVVVPEGVIRWSETQLQSPHVLLRYPQAGHFFHGQLTVLKTDLASTIQRQLGAAS
- the petA gene encoding ubiquinol-cytochrome c reductase iron-sulfur subunit, which encodes MTDDVVNKTRRRVLTAATSVVGAVGVVGAAVPFVGSWNPSAKAKAAGAPVRANIGKMEPGQMITVEWRGKPVYIVRRTPEAIKGLKKVVERDLVRDPNSEQPQQPEYAQNETRSIRDEFLVLLGLCTHLGCAPLFRPEVGAADLGGEDWLGGFFCPCHGSKFDMAGRVYTGVPAPLNLEVPPHRYEGDNLLIVGEDQEA
- the rpsI gene encoding 30S ribosomal protein S9; protein product: MAVTQYYGTGRRKTSTARVFIAQGSGNITVNDRPLDEYFGREVARMIVRQPLENVEMADKFDVKVTVKGGGSFGQAGAIRHGLTRALMEYDETLRGSLREAGYVTRDSRAVERKKVGLRKARKRPQFSKR